One Parageobacillus sp. KH3-4 genomic region harbors:
- the thiE gene encoding thiamine phosphate synthase, producing MARIASEEMKQRLKVYFIMGSVNCKKQPFEVLTEAIDGGITLFQFREKGSGAFAGEQKYEFAKQLQAICQKRGIPFIVNDDVELALAIDADGVHIGQDDEDARVVREKIGDKILGVSAHNLEEAQAAVAAGADYIGVGPIYPTKSKTDAKQAQGPGIIRFLRDHGIDIPMVGIGGITAENAGEVMNAGADGVSVISAIAAAPSPLLATKQLVQTVFNNK from the coding sequence TTGGCGCGGATCGCGAGTGAAGAGATGAAGCAACGATTGAAAGTGTATTTTATTATGGGAAGTGTAAACTGTAAAAAACAGCCATTCGAAGTGTTAACAGAAGCGATCGATGGCGGAATCACGCTGTTTCAATTTCGTGAGAAAGGGAGCGGCGCGTTTGCCGGCGAACAAAAATACGAGTTTGCCAAACAGCTGCAAGCCATTTGCCAAAAGCGCGGCATACCGTTTATCGTCAATGACGATGTCGAACTAGCGCTTGCTATTGATGCTGATGGGGTGCATATCGGGCAGGATGATGAAGATGCGCGCGTCGTCCGTGAAAAAATCGGCGACAAAATTCTCGGAGTGTCGGCGCATAATTTGGAAGAAGCGCAAGCGGCAGTCGCTGCTGGCGCTGATTATATCGGAGTAGGGCCAATTTATCCGACGAAATCGAAAACAGATGCGAAACAAGCCCAAGGCCCCGGGATTATTCGCTTTCTTCGCGACCATGGAATCGATATTCCAATGGTGGGCATTGGCGGCATTACTGCGGAAAATGCCGGCGAAGTGATGAACGCCGGAGCAGACGGCGTTTCCGTCATCAGCGCGATTGCTGCCGCCCCTTCGCCGCTGCTAGCAACAAAACAGCTCGTGCAAACGGTGTTTAATAATAAATAA
- a CDS encoding acyltransferase family protein: MSERDYYFDNAKFVLMLLVVFGHFLRPYIDDVLWVHSLYIWIFFFHMPAFIFISGYFAKKFHEKGYLKKITKKLLLPYLIFQLLYSVYYYFLYQKDSIEFDLFTPQWSLWFLISLFSWNLLLWIFAKIPKPVSLSLSLLLGVGAGMIDAEKWLSISRTFTFFPFFLLGFFLHKHDIERLFAWRLRLFSFFALAGMFMMIHFGFPDLPQEWLYGSKSYDTLGVPEEKGIFGRLVIYGASTLMMLCFLALVPNRRFSFSVLGARTFYIYILHGFILKYLHETKFPDFIMSIHGYPLLLGLSVIVVLVLGSEPIARIMQSLLEWRFPKKKQAVS; the protein is encoded by the coding sequence ATGAGCGAGCGCGATTATTACTTTGACAACGCCAAATTCGTATTAATGCTCCTCGTCGTGTTTGGTCACTTTCTCCGCCCGTATATCGATGATGTGCTATGGGTGCATAGCTTATATATTTGGATCTTCTTTTTCCACATGCCGGCGTTTATCTTTATCTCAGGTTATTTCGCAAAAAAATTTCATGAGAAAGGATATTTAAAAAAAATAACAAAGAAATTATTGCTTCCTTATCTTATTTTTCAACTGTTGTATTCGGTTTACTATTACTTTTTATACCAAAAAGATTCCATTGAATTCGATTTGTTCACTCCGCAATGGAGTTTATGGTTTTTAATTAGCTTATTCAGTTGGAACCTGCTATTATGGATCTTTGCGAAAATTCCAAAACCTGTTTCGCTATCGCTTTCCCTTCTCTTGGGAGTGGGAGCGGGTATGATCGATGCGGAAAAATGGCTAAGCATATCGCGCACTTTTACGTTTTTTCCGTTTTTTTTATTAGGATTTTTCCTGCATAAACATGATATCGAACGGTTATTTGCATGGCGCCTGCGCTTATTTTCGTTTTTCGCATTAGCCGGAATGTTCATGATGATTCATTTTGGTTTTCCCGATTTGCCGCAGGAATGGCTATACGGCTCCAAATCATACGATACGCTCGGCGTACCAGAGGAAAAAGGAATTTTTGGACGGCTGGTTATTTATGGCGCAAGCACGTTAATGATGCTCTGTTTTCTTGCGCTTGTTCCAAACCGCCGTTTCTCTTTTTCGGTATTAGGCGCAAGAACCTTTTATATTTATATATTGCACGGGTTTATTTTAAAATATTTGCATGAAACAAAATTTCCGGATTTTATTATGAGTATTCACGGTTATCCGCTATTGCTAGGATTATCCGTCATTGTTGTGCTTGTGCTTGGAAGCGAGCCGATCGCCCGCATCATGCAATCGCTTTTAGAATGGCGATTCCCAAAAAAGAAACAGGCTGTTTCATAA
- a CDS encoding H-type small acid-soluble spore protein — MEVIRAKQIAESGKIVPVTYEGQQVMIQHVDEEREMARVYMKNHPEKEMEVPVRLLQEE; from the coding sequence ATGGAAGTCATACGTGCAAAACAAATTGCTGAATCGGGAAAAATCGTGCCGGTGACCTACGAGGGGCAACAAGTAATGATTCAACACGTGGACGAGGAGCGAGAAATGGCGCGCGTTTATATGAAAAATCATCCGGAGAAAGAAATGGAAGTACCGGTTCGCCTTCTGCAAGAAGAATAA
- a CDS encoding twin-arginine translocase TatA/TatE family subunit, with product MNIGFGEIALIVFFALLIFGPKKLPELGQAAGKTLREFKNATRGIIDDEEQKAQK from the coding sequence ATGAACATCGGATTTGGAGAAATCGCCCTTATCGTCTTTTTCGCGTTGCTCATTTTCGGCCCGAAAAAGCTGCCGGAATTGGGACAAGCGGCTGGAAAAACGCTGCGTGAATTTAAGAATGCGACAAGAGGAATTATCGATGACGAAGAGCAAAAAGCACAAAAATAA
- a CDS encoding amino acid permease gives MKTSAKMSPRTVSVSADGLRRKLKTRHLTMISLGGTIGTGLFLASGGAVHTAGPGGALVAYIAIGTMVYFLMTSLAEMAAYMPVSGSFSTYATKFVDPALGFALGWNYWYNWAITIAAELSAVTMIMKFWFPHSPSLLWSALCLAIMFLLNYLSVKGFGEAEYWFSFIKVATVILFLIVSFLMIVGIMGGEAVGFKNFTIGDAPFHGGFMAMLGIFMAAGFSFQGTELLGVAAGETEDPKRSIPRAIRRVFWRILLFYVLAILAIGLLIPYTDERLANGDVTVSPFTLVFDKAGIAFAASVMNAVILTAVLSAGNSGMYASTRMLWDLAREGKAPKFLAKLDKRGVPVNALIVTSSLGTLAFLASLFGDGVVYTWLLNASGMSGFIAWLGIAISHYRFRKAYIAQGKNLDDLPYKAKWFPFGPMFAFVVCLIVILGQNYQAFIGGTIDWYGVLVSYIGLPLFIIVWLGYKFVKKTKIVPLHECDLEQK, from the coding sequence ATGAAAACATCTGCAAAAATGTCCCCCCGCACCGTCTCCGTTTCTGCGGATGGGCTGCGGAGAAAGCTAAAAACGCGGCACTTAACGATGATTTCCCTCGGTGGAACAATCGGCACAGGCTTGTTTTTAGCAAGCGGCGGAGCGGTGCATACAGCGGGGCCCGGTGGAGCGCTTGTCGCGTATATCGCCATCGGCACTATGGTATATTTTTTAATGACAAGCCTTGCAGAAATGGCTGCATACATGCCAGTTTCCGGATCGTTCAGCACATATGCAACAAAATTTGTCGATCCCGCGTTAGGGTTCGCATTAGGTTGGAATTATTGGTATAACTGGGCGATCACGATCGCCGCAGAACTATCTGCCGTAACGATGATCATGAAATTTTGGTTTCCGCATAGCCCGTCGCTGTTATGGAGCGCGCTTTGTTTGGCAATTATGTTTCTTTTAAACTACTTGTCCGTCAAGGGGTTTGGCGAAGCAGAATATTGGTTTTCCTTCATTAAAGTAGCCACCGTCATCTTGTTTTTAATTGTCAGCTTTCTTATGATTGTCGGGATCATGGGCGGCGAAGCGGTTGGCTTTAAAAACTTTACCATCGGAGATGCCCCGTTTCACGGCGGTTTTATGGCAATGTTAGGAATTTTTATGGCAGCTGGATTTTCTTTTCAAGGAACGGAATTGCTAGGAGTCGCCGCTGGAGAAACTGAAGATCCAAAGCGTAGCATTCCCCGCGCCATTCGCCGGGTGTTTTGGCGCATTTTGCTATTCTATGTATTAGCGATTCTGGCCATCGGCTTGTTAATCCCTTATACAGATGAAAGACTTGCCAATGGCGATGTTACGGTTAGTCCGTTTACACTTGTATTCGATAAAGCAGGAATCGCCTTTGCCGCTTCGGTAATGAACGCGGTCATTTTAACCGCCGTATTATCGGCAGGCAACTCCGGGATGTACGCATCCACTCGCATGCTTTGGGATTTAGCCCGCGAAGGAAAAGCTCCAAAATTTCTGGCGAAGCTGGATAAACGCGGAGTTCCGGTCAATGCGCTGATTGTCACTTCCTCATTAGGGACGCTTGCCTTTTTGGCATCTCTCTTTGGAGACGGCGTTGTTTATACATGGTTGCTGAACGCTTCCGGAATGTCAGGGTTCATTGCATGGCTCGGCATTGCCATCAGCCATTATCGGTTCCGTAAAGCGTATATCGCACAAGGGAAAAATTTGGACGATTTACCATATAAAGCGAAGTGGTTCCCATTCGGCCCTATGTTTGCATTTGTCGTTTGTCTCATTGTGATTTTAGGGCAAAACTATCAGGCATTTATTGGCGGAACCATTGATTGGTATGGCGTTCTTGTTTCGTATATCGGCCTGCCGCTCTTTATTATCGTCTGGCTTGGATATAAGTTTGTGAAAAAAACGAAAATCGTTCCATTGCATGAGTGTGACCTGGAACAAAAATAA
- a CDS encoding YitT family protein — MVKKVAIIMIGSMFLAIGINVFLVPHHLLDGGIIGIGLIVKYIWHVKAGLTIILLSVPLYIIAWFYYRPFFYNSLHGLLFSSLMIDIFSALRGAATLDPIVSSVIGGIFVGIGIGMMLREETSTGGTDLLAQFIARMTNWNVGIVIFIMDAIIIAVGSFVIDSTSFLYSFIVVTVVGIVTTVLTRPRGWRHNMM; from the coding sequence ATGGTAAAAAAAGTCGCTATTATTATGATCGGCAGCATGTTCCTTGCCATCGGCATTAATGTTTTTTTAGTCCCCCACCATTTGTTAGACGGCGGAATCATTGGAATTGGTTTGATCGTCAAATATATTTGGCATGTAAAAGCAGGGCTGACGATTATTTTGTTAAGCGTTCCTCTTTACATTATTGCCTGGTTTTATTATCGGCCGTTTTTTTACAATAGCCTTCATGGTTTGCTGTTTTCTTCTTTGATGATCGATATCTTTTCTGCATTGCGCGGCGCAGCTACGCTGGATCCCATCGTGAGCTCCGTTATTGGTGGAATTTTTGTTGGGATTGGAATCGGCATGATGCTGCGCGAAGAGACGAGCACGGGAGGGACGGATTTATTGGCACAATTTATTGCGAGAATGACGAACTGGAACGTCGGGATTGTTATTTTTATAATGGATGCCATTATTATTGCGGTGGGGAGTTTCGTCATTGATTCGACTTCGTTTCTTTATTCGTTTATTGTCGTAACGGTAGTCGGGATCGTGACGACGGTGTTAACAAGGCCAAGAGGGTGGAGACACAACATGATGTGA
- a CDS encoding spore coat protein gives MQNTMTQTNVLNDQMIATDFLIGAKNAIKSYAMAIAESATPEVRSTLKQHLNDAIELHEQISQYMINKGYYHPANVQEQLRIDMQAARQALQTSNTR, from the coding sequence ATGCAAAACACGATGACACAAACAAACGTTCTTAACGACCAAATGATCGCGACAGACTTTTTAATCGGCGCCAAAAACGCCATTAAAAGCTATGCGATGGCAATCGCCGAATCGGCCACGCCAGAAGTGCGCAGCACACTAAAACAGCACTTGAACGACGCGATCGAGCTGCATGAGCAAATTAGCCAATATATGATCAACAAAGGGTATTACCATCCGGCAAACGTCCAAGAACAATTGCGCATCGATATGCAAGCGGCACGACAAGCGTTGCAAACAAGCAACACACGATAA
- a CDS encoding DUF892 family protein: MKAMGTHEMLELHELLAFKNVCFAKNTAMQGMASDPQLKSLIQQDIQKTQQQIRDLQNLLS; the protein is encoded by the coding sequence ATGAAAGCAATGGGAACTCATGAAATGTTAGAACTTCATGAGCTGCTTGCATTCAAAAATGTCTGTTTTGCAAAAAATACCGCCATGCAAGGAATGGCATCCGATCCGCAACTGAAATCGCTCATCCAGCAAGATATCCAAAAAACGCAACAACAAATTCGCGATTTGCAAAACCTTTTATCTTAA
- a CDS encoding peptide MFS transporter → MSALPETKTLENPRPKTKHPPGLYLLFFTELWERFSYYGMRAILVLYLTTELISGGLGIKPSVAMTIYGIFTGAVYFTPLFGGYLSDRFLGRRLAITIGGTTMALGNFVLFAVNNQIGLYIGLILLIIGNGFFKPNISTLVGELYAPNDKRKDSAFTIFYMGINIGALFAPLVCGFLAEKYFATNINGVIHYGFKYGFLAAAIGMIIGQFIFNLFGNRYLGDIGKQPTGAPAKQNKETESKAKTPLTKQEKQNVAVIFILTCFVIFFWAGFEQAGSSLTLYTDKFVDKSIGGWTMPTSWFQSLNPFFIIVLAPIVSLIWTKLSNSKRGDLPIPAKMGLGMILLGLGFAVLIPAVLQTGSDEQHIVTKANLLFIIFTYFLHTLGELCLSPVGLSMVSKLAPARLASVLMGVWLAGTGVAQLLAGQLAAFTQSLGYLEIFSVISGVTIGLGLILLLFTKKLVRMMN, encoded by the coding sequence ATGAGTGCACTACCGGAAACAAAGACGTTGGAAAATCCACGCCCAAAAACGAAACATCCTCCCGGGCTTTATTTATTGTTTTTTACAGAACTTTGGGAACGATTTAGTTATTACGGAATGAGAGCGATTCTTGTTCTTTATTTGACGACAGAACTTATCAGCGGCGGATTAGGAATAAAACCGAGCGTCGCGATGACGATTTATGGAATTTTTACTGGCGCGGTTTATTTCACTCCGCTTTTCGGAGGTTATTTATCTGACCGGTTTTTAGGCAGAAGATTGGCGATTACCATCGGCGGTACCACGATGGCGCTTGGTAACTTCGTCTTGTTTGCCGTCAACAATCAGATAGGGCTATATATCGGATTAATTTTATTAATTATTGGCAACGGCTTTTTTAAACCCAATATTTCCACGCTTGTCGGAGAACTTTACGCCCCGAACGACAAACGAAAAGACTCCGCATTTACCATTTTCTATATGGGAATTAACATTGGGGCGCTATTTGCACCGCTTGTATGCGGATTTTTAGCGGAAAAATATTTCGCAACGAACATCAACGGCGTCATCCATTACGGATTTAAGTACGGATTTTTGGCCGCAGCGATCGGCATGATTATTGGCCAATTCATTTTCAATCTATTTGGCAACCGCTATTTAGGGGATATCGGCAAACAACCTACCGGCGCGCCAGCTAAACAAAACAAAGAAACAGAATCAAAAGCAAAAACTCCTTTAACGAAACAAGAAAAACAAAACGTCGCCGTCATTTTTATTTTAACGTGCTTTGTTATTTTCTTCTGGGCTGGATTTGAACAAGCAGGAAGTTCATTAACGTTATATACGGACAAATTCGTGGATAAATCGATCGGCGGCTGGACGATGCCTACTTCTTGGTTCCAATCATTAAACCCATTCTTTATCATCGTGTTGGCACCAATCGTTTCGCTAATTTGGACAAAGCTTTCGAATTCTAAACGCGGCGACTTGCCAATTCCAGCAAAAATGGGGCTCGGGATGATTTTGCTTGGCCTTGGCTTTGCCGTATTAATTCCGGCCGTATTACAAACAGGAAGCGACGAACAACACATCGTCACAAAAGCGAATTTATTGTTCATTATTTTCACATATTTTTTGCACACACTCGGCGAACTTTGCTTATCGCCGGTTGGATTGTCGATGGTAAGTAAACTTGCTCCTGCTCGGCTAGCGTCAGTGTTAATGGGCGTATGGCTAGCGGGAACTGGTGTCGCTCAGTTGCTGGCTGGTCAATTAGCAGCATTTACACAATCTTTAGGCTATTTGGAAATTTTCAGCGTAATTAGCGGTGTGACAATTGGATTGGGCCTTATTTTGCTGTTGTTTACGAAAAAACTTGTGCGAATGATGAATTAA
- a CDS encoding HAMP domain-containing sensor histidine kinase: protein MTSAAQKLIAHLDAHFSDFLSYWQRHMYITDNDKYIDHIVHNGIAVFQLVKDTLLHASNRDNIEQLAYKIAKERAETNMNIGEFVYNTNLGRRLVVKYALQSTLPMEELFPLIDEINCLFDQFLFHAVTKYNELKEAELREKNLLITQSHKDRLTLLGQMSSSFVHEFRNPLTAIIGFIQLLKLEHPDLPYLDIIDHELQQLKFRISQFLHASRKEIVENEKETFALLQLFEEIIEFLYASIVDGDVKISISVDSSIHLFAYKDQLRQVFINILLNSIEAVKEKGKPRCICIDAYRQDESVYIKIINNGPAIPEEMVQTIFEPFFTTKKLGTGIGLYICKKIIEDHGGQITCTSNEHMTSFSIKLPV, encoded by the coding sequence TTGACATCCGCGGCGCAAAAATTAATCGCGCATTTAGATGCGCATTTTTCCGACTTTCTTTCTTACTGGCAACGCCATATGTATATCACTGATAATGATAAATATATCGATCATATCGTGCATAACGGAATAGCCGTGTTTCAGCTCGTCAAAGACACGCTGCTTCACGCATCCAACCGCGACAATATCGAACAGCTTGCTTACAAAATCGCGAAAGAGCGAGCAGAAACAAATATGAATATCGGCGAGTTTGTTTACAATACAAATCTCGGACGAAGATTAGTGGTAAAGTATGCACTTCAGTCCACATTGCCGATGGAAGAACTGTTTCCGCTGATCGATGAAATCAATTGCTTGTTTGATCAATTTTTATTTCATGCCGTCACGAAATACAACGAATTAAAAGAAGCGGAATTGCGAGAAAAAAACTTGTTGATCACCCAATCCCATAAAGATCGTTTAACATTGCTTGGTCAAATGTCATCGAGCTTTGTGCATGAATTTCGCAATCCGCTGACAGCGATTATCGGGTTTATTCAATTATTAAAATTGGAACATCCAGATTTGCCGTATCTTGATATTATTGACCATGAATTGCAGCAGCTTAAATTCCGCATTTCCCAATTTCTTCATGCTTCTAGAAAAGAAATAGTAGAAAACGAAAAAGAAACCTTTGCGCTTTTGCAGCTATTCGAGGAAATTATTGAATTTTTATACGCAAGCATTGTCGACGGGGATGTGAAAATCTCGATATCCGTTGACTCATCGATACATCTATTTGCCTATAAAGATCAGCTCCGCCAAGTGTTCATCAACATTTTGTTAAATTCCATTGAAGCGGTGAAAGAAAAAGGCAAACCCCGCTGCATTTGTATCGACGCCTACCGTCAGGACGAGTCCGTTTATATTAAAATCATCAACAATGGGCCAGCAATCCCGGAAGAAATGGTCCAAACGATTTTCGAACCATTTTTTACAACAAAAAAATTAGGAACAGGAATTGGCCTTTACATTTGCAAAAAAATTATTGAAGATCATGGCGGGCAAATTACGTGCACCTCGAATGAACACATGACTTCTTTTTCCATCAAGCTGCCCGTATAA
- a CDS encoding response regulator transcription factor → MEKRTVLIVDDEEDMRFLVRMYLENAGFSCLEAEDGDRALKVLDDAKVDAVLIDIMMPKMDGFTLCERIRQQSDVPILFLTARGEEWDKIKGLKLGGDDYIVKPFSPGELTARIEAVMRRAYHAGNLGLSFGPLMIDERGRKVTVDGEPVILTLKEFDLLLFLAKHRGQVFSREELLAKVWGYDYTGNARTVDTHIKTLRMKLKQASEFIHTVWGIGYKFEVS, encoded by the coding sequence GTGGAAAAGAGAACGGTGTTAATTGTGGATGATGAGGAAGATATGCGGTTTTTAGTCAGAATGTATTTAGAAAACGCTGGTTTTTCTTGTTTGGAAGCCGAAGATGGCGACAGGGCGCTGAAAGTTTTAGATGACGCGAAAGTAGATGCCGTTTTAATTGACATTATGATGCCGAAGATGGATGGTTTTACCTTGTGTGAGCGAATTCGCCAGCAATCGGACGTTCCTATTTTGTTTTTAACAGCAAGGGGAGAAGAATGGGATAAAATAAAAGGATTGAAGCTTGGCGGCGACGACTATATTGTGAAGCCGTTTAGTCCAGGCGAATTAACCGCCCGCATTGAAGCGGTGATGCGCCGCGCTTATCACGCCGGCAATCTCGGCCTTTCGTTTGGCCCGCTTATGATTGATGAAAGAGGAAGAAAAGTAACGGTAGACGGGGAGCCGGTCATTCTCACTTTAAAGGAATTCGATTTGCTTTTATTTTTGGCAAAACATCGCGGGCAAGTGTTTAGCCGCGAAGAGCTGCTCGCAAAAGTATGGGGATATGATTATACAGGAAATGCGCGAACGGTCGATACCCATATTAAAACGCTGCGCATGAAGCTAAAGCAGGCGAGCGAGTTCATTCATACAGTGTGGGGAATTGGATATAAATTTGAGGTGTCGTGA
- a CDS encoding HAMP domain-containing sensor histidine kinase, translated as MRRNTLTLEQKIWLMISFGVILTVLFSSFLLDYFYQKLYVDKVEQTLLQEGKLLAADYHGGAVSETFHKQIEWYDEKSTAEVMLVNNPRELSACLPFDIDYQSLINGKDREKLLRGETVTKIGYEKRFHRKIMGVIIPLLDGHRLQGAIYLYIPLASIQELTKDVAMIWLPLAALFVFVLLFAGKQLVRHITGPLKEMEEVAYHMSQGNYEAQIPVRTNDEVGKLAKAFNVMAKAVAEEDMRKREFLANVSHELRTPISYVKGYSEAILQGLVKTKEEQRKHVQLIHREAGRMERLVRDLLDLAQLEGNSVPLQKVPLVFAQVIEDTVAKYEPFLRKKQIALAVELDHDIILEGDADRLEQVVQNLLDNAVRYTPTAGKINIQLRKVNAMSCQLIIRDSGKGVPKEKLAFLGQRFFRADQARTRKEGGTGLGLAIVKQIISLHDGTISFFSEEGKGMEVVIQLPIYPDQ; from the coding sequence ATGCGGCGAAACACGTTGACATTAGAGCAAAAAATATGGTTGATGATTAGCTTCGGCGTTATTTTGACCGTATTGTTTTCCTCTTTTTTGTTAGATTATTTCTACCAAAAATTGTATGTAGATAAAGTAGAACAGACGCTGCTCCAAGAGGGAAAATTGCTGGCAGCCGATTATCACGGCGGTGCGGTTAGCGAGACGTTCCACAAGCAAATTGAATGGTATGATGAAAAATCAACCGCCGAAGTGATGTTAGTGAATAATCCACGCGAATTAAGCGCTTGCCTGCCGTTTGACATTGACTATCAATCGTTGATTAACGGCAAAGATCGCGAAAAGCTGCTGCGCGGCGAAACAGTGACGAAAATCGGCTACGAAAAGCGATTCCACCGCAAAATTATGGGAGTGATTATCCCGCTATTAGATGGTCACCGCCTGCAAGGCGCTATTTACCTTTACATTCCGCTCGCAAGCATTCAAGAGTTAACGAAAGATGTCGCGATGATTTGGCTTCCGCTCGCAGCGCTGTTTGTCTTTGTTCTTCTCTTTGCTGGAAAGCAGCTTGTTCGCCATATAACAGGTCCGCTGAAGGAGATGGAGGAAGTTGCTTACCATATGTCACAAGGAAACTATGAAGCGCAAATTCCAGTACGGACGAACGATGAAGTCGGCAAACTGGCAAAAGCATTTAATGTCATGGCGAAAGCAGTTGCCGAAGAAGATATGCGCAAGCGCGAGTTTTTAGCGAACGTTTCCCACGAATTGCGGACACCGATAAGCTATGTGAAAGGGTATAGTGAAGCGATATTGCAAGGATTGGTGAAGACAAAAGAAGAGCAAAGAAAGCATGTGCAGCTGATTCATCGGGAAGCGGGCCGAATGGAGCGACTTGTCCGTGATTTGCTTGATTTAGCCCAATTAGAAGGAAATAGTGTGCCGCTGCAAAAAGTTCCGCTTGTATTTGCGCAAGTGATTGAAGATACGGTTGCAAAATACGAACCGTTTTTACGAAAAAAACAAATTGCGCTTGCCGTGGAGTTAGACCACGATATTATTTTGGAAGGGGACGCCGACCGGCTTGAACAAGTTGTGCAAAACCTTTTAGATAATGCTGTTCGTTATACCCCAACTGCCGGAAAGATCAATATACAATTAAGAAAAGTAAATGCCATGAGCTGTCAGCTTATCATTCGTGATTCAGGAAAAGGAGTTCCAAAAGAAAAGCTGGCGTTTCTTGGGCAGCGATTTTTCCGTGCGGATCAGGCACGTACGAGAAAAGAAGGTGGTACAGGATTAGGTTTGGCGATTGTCAAACAGATTATTTCCCTGCACGATGGCACGATTTCCTTTTTTAGCGAAGAAGGAAAAGGAATGGAAGTGGTCATTCAGCTTCCGATATACCCTGATCAGTAA
- the cysK gene encoding cysteine synthase A has translation MKLYNSVLDLIGNTPIVKLNRIPDPHGADVYMKLESFNPGGSVKDRAAFEMIRRAEQEGKIVPGKSTIIEPTSGNTGIGLAMVCAAKGYRCIITMPDNATVERVKILKAYGAEVHLTPAEKRMQGAIDEANRLAAQIPDSFIPMQFENPANPDAHRHSTACEILEAFDGKLDAFVLTAGTGGTVTGTGEELKKHIPNLRIYVVEPYGSPVLSGGKPGPHKIPGTGPGFIPKILNRHIYDDIFLIKDEDAQMMARRLAAEEGILVGASSAASAYYAIEVAKQLPKDARVLCMAPDSGERYLSSDLFAE, from the coding sequence ATGAAACTATACAACTCTGTTTTAGACTTAATCGGCAATACACCAATAGTCAAATTAAACCGGATTCCTGATCCGCATGGCGCGGACGTATATATGAAGTTAGAATCGTTTAATCCGGGGGGAAGTGTAAAAGACCGGGCGGCGTTTGAAATGATTCGGCGCGCGGAACAAGAAGGAAAGATTGTTCCAGGGAAAAGCACGATTATTGAACCGACTTCAGGAAACACCGGCATCGGCTTGGCGATGGTTTGTGCGGCCAAAGGTTATCGCTGCATTATTACGATGCCAGATAACGCAACAGTCGAACGCGTAAAAATTTTGAAAGCGTACGGCGCGGAAGTGCATTTAACGCCGGCGGAAAAACGGATGCAAGGGGCGATTGACGAGGCGAACCGGCTCGCCGCGCAAATTCCAGACAGCTTCATCCCGATGCAGTTTGAAAATCCGGCAAATCCGGATGCGCATCGCCATAGCACGGCCTGCGAGATTCTAGAAGCGTTCGACGGCAAACTCGATGCGTTCGTGTTAACTGCTGGTACTGGTGGAACGGTGACTGGCACCGGAGAGGAATTGAAAAAGCATATCCCGAATTTGCGCATTTATGTTGTAGAGCCATATGGCTCCCCTGTATTGTCGGGTGGAAAGCCAGGGCCACATAAAATCCCGGGTACAGGTCCGGGGTTTATCCCGAAAATTTTAAACCGCCATATTTACGACGATATTTTTCTGATTAAGGATGAAGACGCGCAAATGATGGCGCGCCGTCTTGCTGCAGAAGAAGGCATTCTTGTGGGGGCTTCTTCCGCTGCCAGCGCCTATTATGCGATCGAAGTTGCCAAACAGCTTCCAAAAGACGCTCGTGTTCTTTGCATGGCACCGGACTCGGGAGAACGGTATTTATCGTCCGATTTATTTGCAGAGTAA